ataaacatgctttaggcatttcaatcaAGTGTGTTTGCGTTATTACATTTTTTGACGCCAATTTTTTACACTTTtgctgcaaatgaatatcggctccaaaatTTGGTTATCGGCCAATCCAACTAATAATAATCgatatcggtcctgaaaaactcCAGTTGCCCAAAAATGACTTCTTAAgctcgatattgtccaactcggaAAATCTATCCATCCAATACAGATATAAAACCCGATACCAATATATGAGGTCGGACAAGTCTAGTTTTCACATATTATCatgcaaaaccttttttttttggggggggtgttaAGGCAGCAATAAACTTGCGGAGTCAAAGCATTCCAAGAAAAATACAAGGAGCTAGCTGACCGTTAACGCCACGCGGAGAGACGTCGGTGAGCTTGAGACCGCACTCTTTAAGGAAGGCGATGGCCACCTCCACGCTGTCGTCGGTGGGCCGCTCCAGAAGCAGCGTCAGCATCTCTAGACAAAGCACCTCGTGGGCCTGACCGCGGCGAGAAAGCGAAAGCGCATCGTGAGCCGCGGCGCCGTCCCGCGGCGGACGGAGCCGACGCCTAGCGTACCACGTTCTGGTTGATGAGGTGGGCCACGAACTTGGACGAGGTCAGGCACTGTTGCTGGGAGAGGAAAGATGGCAATCGGACGAGGGGCCATTCGGCGCGGCGGTTTTTTTCGAAAGGTACCTTGATATTTCGCCGGTACCCGCGTCGGAAGGTGAGGATGAGTCGCTTGAGAATGAGTTCGCCGATCTGCGGGAACTTGGAGTTGATGATGGCCACCACGGCAGCGTAAACGTGCGTGAAGATGGGAGAGGCCGCCTGCGCCTGCAGTACCGAGCGGGCCAGCAGACCCCTGCAAATGACACCGTTTCATTCGAGGCTCTTTCATCACCTCATCGTTTCTTTTCTGACCTCCCCCTCACGATGTTCTCTTGCAGGATCTCCTGGATGATGTTGACAATGTTGGACACGTTGACTTTGTTGATCAGACCGTTGATGGACTTCTTCAGTGCCTCCCAGCTCATCCTCTGATAGGCCAAGCTGCGGCGGGGACAGGGGGAATgcatcgtttaaaaaaaaaagaatgaaaaaaaatagggggGGAAAAATAGTCTATTTTTCAATTGATTTTGCTTTCtcatttcatatctttttttaaaaagtcaataatcCCTAATTTTTCAATAATGTTAATGAAATGAGACATTTCGGTTAGATCCTACTGTTTTGGGAGTGGTGTACCTGCTCTTGTCGGTGATCTGCTGCTGCATGAGGCGCAGCTTGGCGGGTGGGATGTAGGCGCCGCCCGTCCTGGTCAGGATGGGGTCCAGCTCCTCCTTTTTCTTCTTGGCGGGCGGGGGGGAAGGGCTACGGCCCCGCCGCTCTCGTTCCCGACGCCGCTCGCCGTCACGGTGGCGGtccctaaagggaaaaaaatgataacgCGTCGGTAGGGCCAATCCGCTTAGCGGATGATGTCACCGCTTTCTACCTAGTGCGCTGTCCTCTGTCATAACGATCTCTGGACCTGGAGCGCTCCCGTCCCCTGGATCTGTCCGGACTCCTGGATCTGGATCTGTCTCTGTCTCTGTCCGGCTCTCTGGATTTGGACCTACTTCTGGATCTGGACGCGTCGGGTTCTCCGCTATCTGGTAGCGGTTGCTCCGTGGACCTCTGCACACAACAACAGTGCGTTTCCCGATTTTGGTGCGGACTTGGCCAACCCGGGACGCAAAATTACAATTTGCAAGTTTACCGTGATCTGAGACACGCTGCTCCTAATCTTCCTCAAGGCGGCGTCGCattcgtcctcgctgctactacTGTTGTCAGAGCTGCCGTTTCCTGCATCACTGCCGCCGGCGTCACGTTCTCCTCCTCCCCCTTCTTTGTCAGGACTCTGCCGAACGGAAGAATCCTGCTGCGGCGCGGGTTCTTCATCAGACTCTCCTGAAGtcatacacaaaaaaacaaaacaatcggGATATTTGTGCATAAAAACTCTTATATATGTCAAAAAAATGCTGCACTTCATCCCAAACCATTATGTACTCAGCCTGGATGATGCATCTATTTTATGAATtgcatttgattaaaaaaataatttattggcTCTGTTTTCTTTCCAAAAAAAGGAACGCTATCAACCAGTTATGAAACTGATGATAAAAAATGACGGTGGAGTCATGATAATCCTCTATTTACATCGATttctcttccatttttttagcaTAAACTTACCATTGTGTTGTTTTTGAGCAGGACTTGTGCTTGGAGAGTTCATATCTGAAACACACAAGTAAAATGAATAATTGAAGCCGACATATTTAAGTTATTGTCATCATATCATTAATGTACATTAAAACCAGTGCGCTGTCGTAATTTCGTGGGCATTCCAACACTTTATGCGCTTTTCAAGGCCGGATGTCGAATCTTGCCAAATCTAGCTAGCTGCTGTGACTAGCGGCGCCAAAACAGGCTCGAGCGACTTACCTTTAGATGGGGTTTTTTTAGACACAAACTCCTTAGCTCGTCTTCCGTGACTTCCTTTGACCTTTGTATGTTTAATCACGCCCGAAAACGTACAATTTTTGCTCTTATTTCTTCGCTAAACAACAGGGGGGAAAACACTTGTGGCGGATAGTGCTCGCCAAGCCCTGCATTGACTTCCGGGACGTCCGGGTCAGTGAGCCGCCGCAGTTCACGAAAAAGACTGCTACACCTTTacttttttatcatttaaagagtTGTTGTTTATATTTAGCATTGttactttaaataaaataattatttttgataAAGTACTATTTTCCCCAAACAATCGCTCGAGTAGCTTCCGGTTCTGCGTTCGGCTTTCGCAAGAGGGAATAAATCATAAATATCATATATAAAAATAGATGCCGtcacttgtcggccattttgtgtCAGAGCCGTTTGATAAACAAACCATCATAGTCAATGGAGCACAAACTTTGAAATAGCTCTAAATTCCTCATTGTTCGATCGATTTTAAAACGGCAACCTTTTCGTCACAACTGTTAGCAATACAGTACATTTACTGCttacttttgagtcatgtttatTTAGAATACTAATCACTCCAGAACAATTAGTTGGCAAGTAATTTGTGTATTTGTGCTCCAAGTTCTCATTTTGTTGTGTTAGAAAACATGTGTCAAAATGACTGAAGTAGACTGAGAAGacagtaaaaacaaaaagataTTCACTTGTTTGGTATTTGTAGCTCTGTCATGTCAGAATTTGGGTGAGGTTAAGGGTCATTTGTCACATGAGtgttgtgtgtgggtgtgtgtttgtgagtgtgtgtggCGGGGCAAAATGAACAAAAGTCAAATCAAAAGTAAGTAACTTTTGCTTATGTTTATCCATCAGACTTGTAAAAAGTTCTCATCTTAAAAGTTTAATTTGTATTGTCACAGTCAATGTCTCGTCATAAATTACCCTTATTTGCCTCCATCCCCTAGAAAATACATGTTTTGCTTGAGCTTTTTGGTTTAATCAAAGACATATCATATATTTTCACCAGCCCCCTTTAAAAAATGAAGCAAACACAGTTTGATAATGCATTTcgtcctttttttctttaatttcgtCTTAAATCAACGCAAAAGCAAAATAGTGTACAagtaaaaacaacacacaaggaATACAAAGTATACCATTGATTTGTTTTTCTACATCCTATAAGCTTTGGTGAAGATGAATGAAATAGTCAGCAAATGTAAAGAAAGCCAATAAATACGAGCCATAGGCTGGCACGCTGCAGTCGGGGGTTCGCCCCGCCCAGTTCATCCCAGCTCCGCCCACAGCCTGCCCTGCTCAAGCGCTGGaacaaataaatgctttaatatcTCGTGCATGTATGAACCGATAGCCATTTTGCAATCACGTGATCGATCGCTTGCGCTACTACTGGGGGAGTTGAGTTCTATGAGGAGGTGGCACACGCAACGGAGCAGCACTCGCTGAAGAAGAACAAGCCATTTCCTTCCAGGTAAGGCAACTTAGTTGCTGTCATTTGCAACTGCTTTGTGACAAATAGTGAGACAGGTACTGGTAGTGAAAAATTACCTGCCAGCCCAGGTATATGTAAAGGATTCACAGTGTGTGTGTTGTGATAGTtagtaaaagaaaaatattttttataatcaTAAAAAGCCATTAGCAATCGATAATAGACAGATAGACAAATGATCATGTTAAAGTGACACTgatagcaatagacgtccaatccttttggatCAATAGATAGctttttgaaattattattttatttggaaatcgacccattttttaaaaaaactgttttttttgcttttttttttttttttgcaattattttttttaataataatgtatttttagtttttgttttgtgatttcttTTCAAGTCTCAATGAATATTTTAATCATTATATTAAGTGCCATTGGAGGGACGGATCGCTTTCAGCCCAATACAAATGGATAGAGTTTAAAACTGTTATTTGACATGAGAAATATACTTTCCACAGTCATCACTGTCTAACAGAATATGAATCACAGGATCGctacctaaaaaaatattgttggcATAAATTAAACCCACATTGTAACCATAGCTACAACAGCAACATAGTTGCAGTCAAATAGCTTCAACATTACAATATGAAAACTTGcatgaaatatggagatggTTTATGGTGAGCTGTGAATGATGTCGGACGCGAGccgacgggaagtgacgtttgcGGCCGGCCGGTGTCTTCAAGTTGTCGTCAACATGAGAAATGACAAGAATGTCAACAAAATAGAGACAACGAGCGGCCCCTCCTCGCTTGTGTGCTCGCTGACACCGTGAGGCCCTCGCGCACAGTTCATATagactggacgtctagcgccgtcaatggcgctgGGAATGGTTCTCATAATTCAGGACCAGATGTGGGTAGAGTAGACAAAAATCTTACTCGGGTCAGAGTAGTATCACCTTAAAATAAGatgactcaagtacaagtagtcatccaaaaaaattcaCTGAAGTAAAAGACAAAAAGTTTCCGATGAAAAGACTACCCAAGTACGGAGTaactgttatatttttttttctatataacCTGTTATCATGACTCAATAACCCATTAAATGGCCATATTAGGCCCCAAAAATATCATCGAAAAatatacagaaatgaagcattaacaGCAtgggtgccctctagtggataaACATATTTTCTACCATCAAATGAAAAAGATCATTATctccggtgccaaataaaaactgggagagatttTGAAATCCGCACTTACGTACGAGCTCTCGCGCGTGTGACGACACGTTCCGAGGGCGGAATCGCCGGCCGGCCAGCCGGCCAGGGGCAAACTTGAAAAACCAGAGTGCAGGAAGGCGTGGCCTTCAAGTGCGAGTACAAGCGCCTAACCTTAAACTAAACACATTTCTCAACTCATCTGACAGGAAGTCGAGAGGAAAGCAGCAGGAAGCAAAGATGGCGTCATGAGCGACCCCGGCCTCCCGCGCGGTCGCCGCTTCTTCTGCCGGGAATGGGCGCTGGACGTACTCCGGCGCAGCCTGGATGCCCGGCGCGCGGCTGGGAGCCCGTCGGGGGTCCTGGTGACGGGTGGCCCAGGGGCGGGGAAGACGGCACTGTGCGCTGAGGCGGCGCGGCACGACTCTGAGGCGGGTCGGGCGTCCGGGTTGGCATCGCGCTGCCTAGTCCGGTACTTCTGCCGACCGGAGGAGCCCGCCGGCGCTCTGCCGTGGCGCTTCGTGATGGCCTTGGCGGAGCAATTGAGAACGTCGGCGCCGCTGCCACCCGAGCACGCCGCCGACCTGCGCCGCCGACCGCTGCCAGACGCCCTCGGGTGCCGGGCGGACCCGGATCTCGCCTTTCAGAGGTTTGTACGCGTCTTCTTCTGTCCCATTTATGAATTAAACTCCACAAATCTAAAACCTCGGGTCACTCCCTGTAATTTTGGGGCACAGTATTTCCATTGAAATTCCTGATGATTTGATTTTGATTAATTTCTGGCTTgcatcctgtttattttggtcacttccttggaagtttatcaaaaaaaatcttactatGTACATATTTAATTGAATGTATTATAAAGGgtgggcggcacggtggcagagtggttagGACGTCTGCCACagttcaagggttcaatcccgggctctggGCTTcctgtttgcatgttctccccgtgtctgcgttggttttctccgggtactacGCACAACCCCCCCACCctaccaaaaacatgcatggtaggctgattggacACTCTAAATTGGCACTAGtgactgggattggctccaggacCCCCGTAACCCTAGaatgtatgaatgaatgaatagtataaagggttaatatactgtatgtaaagtgaAAGAAAGTTAACGTGAGCCTGTGTGTGTATGGTGGTGTGGACAAATACATTTCATAAGTTCCGATGTGTTGAGTCACCGCCAGAaaagaggtgtgtgtgtgttgattgTGCACTTTCTTAGTGCCTTTATCTGAGCATCTTCACACCATTTTTGGGACAGGTTTTATGGATTCTTTGATGTGAATTTTCATCCAGATATGTCCTGAAGCCTTTGCTGGACTTGCCTCCGCCTCCTCAGACCATGATGATCCTGGTGGACTCTCTGGACGTGAGCTATCAGGGAAGTTCCGGGGGCACCGGGAAGAACCGGTCCATCACGGAGCTTCTGGCGGCTCACCAGAACCTGATGCCCGGCTGGATCCTGCTGGTCTGCTCGGTCCGTCGTCAGAGCAAGGCCGTCAGCAAAATGTTTCCAGGTAGCTCTTGCTCAAAGGCAGTGATTTTTAGGTACTGCCCGGTctctaaaactttttgcttgtcAGGTTTTCGT
This window of the Corythoichthys intestinalis isolate RoL2023-P3 unplaced genomic scaffold, ASM3026506v1 HiC_scaffold_106, whole genome shotgun sequence genome carries:
- the LOC130911080 gene encoding pre-mRNA-splicing factor CWC22 homolog, with product MNSPSTSPAQKQHNGESDEEPAPQQDSSVRQSPDKEGGGGERDAGGSDAGNGSSDNSSSSEDECDAALRKIRSSVSQITRSTEQPLPDSGEPDASRSRSRSKSREPDRDRDRSRSRSPDRSRGRERSRSRDRYDRGQRTRDRHRDGERRRERERRGRSPSPPPAKKKKEELDPILTRTGGAYIPPAKLRLMQQQITDKSSLAYQRMSWEALKKSINGLINKVNVSNIVNIIQEILQENIVRGRGLLARSVLQAQAASPIFTHVYAAVVAIINSKFPQIGELILKRLILTFRRGYRRNIKQQCLTSSKFVAHLINQNVAHEVLCLEMLTLLLERPTDDSVEVAIAFLKECGLKLTDVSPRGVNAIFERLRNVLHESAIDKRVQYMIEVMFAIRKDGFKDHPVVPEGLDLVDEDDQFTHMLPLDDDYNGDDVLNVFKMDPDFQENEEKYKTLKRDILDEGSGDSGEEGDSEDDDDDDEDGDDKQEGEDEKVTILDQTEVNLVAFRRTIYLVIQSSLDFEECAHKLIKMDFPESQTKELCNMIL